The following are from one region of the Nicotiana tomentosiformis chromosome 7, ASM39032v3, whole genome shotgun sequence genome:
- the LOC104115396 gene encoding protein OCTOPUS, with the protein MNPTSVDPTQPPPPPPLLQPPRSSFSCDRHPDEQFTGFCPECLCERLTTLDNNSNNNNNPSSSSRRPSTSSSSAAAAAIKSLFSKPSANNLPPKPNIKPNSSFFPELRRTKSFSASKNEALGFNASAFEPQRKSCDVRVRNTLWSLFSIDDETKSTAKKPTCSQNPNDIVNEEEEEEPENDEELEAVVDEITEEEVKPVENKVEPEIVVEEVEEVNNGDILKPMKDHIDLDSQAKKASVAGSFWSAASVFSKKWHNWRRKQKLKKRNNGENSGTLPVGKPISRRYNNRDTQSEIADYGFGRRSCDTDPRFSLDAGRISFDDPRYSFDEPRASWDGYLIGRSAFPRMPPMVSVIEDVPVVQIPRTDNQILVEEPPRISMNSINEDEGGVPGGTTQTKEYYSDSSTRRRKSLDRSNSIRKTAAAVVAEIDEMKAAAMSNANKVVLPAVSVSDQFHGAKVLVGERDSNSFSNSNSLRDDGSETFELTGFRDNCSVIGNGGERKGSSKKSRRWAWNLWGFIHRRSSSNGNKDEEDDRYSRSNGVERSFSESWQDLRTNGDVRGGINRKVFRSNSSVSWRSSTNGIGGSFGGSVRKSGVEMNGHVKKKRDDFVLERNRSARYSPSHLDNGLLRFYLTPMRGSRRGLPGKSRPNGSHSIARSLLRLY; encoded by the coding sequence ATGAATCCCACCAGTGTAGACCCAACACAACCACCGCCGCCGCCGCCGCTGCTGCAACCACCGCGCTCCTCCTTCAGTTGCGACCGTCACCCAGATGAACAATTCACCGGCTTTTGCCCTGAATGTCTCTGTGAACGCCTCACTACTTTAGACAAtaacagtaataataataataatccttcttcttcttctcgcCGTCCTTCTACTTCCTCTTcttctgctgctgctgctgccaTTAAATCCCTTTTCTCTAAACCTTCTGCTAATAATCTTCCTCCTAAACCGAATATTAAACCCAACTCCTCGTTTTTCCCCGAGCTTCGTCGGACTAAGTCTTTTTCTGCTTCGAAAAACGAGGCGTTGGGCTTTAATGCTTCTGCTTTTGAACCCCAACGGAAATCCTGTGACGTTCGTGTTCGTAATACTCTTTGGTCTTTGTTCTCCATCGACGACGAGACAAAAAGTACTGCTAAAAAACCCACTTGTTCGCAAAACCCAAATGATATTGttaatgaggaagaagaagaagaacccgAAAACGATGAAGAATTAGAGGCTGTGGTGGATGAAATAACTGAAGAGGAGGTGAAACCAGTGGAGAACAAGGTGGAACCAGAGATTGTAGTAGAAGAAGTGGAGGAGGTGAATAACGGGGATATATTGAAGCCGATGAAAGATCATATAGATCTTGATTCGCAGGCGAAAAAGGCTTCAGTTGCAGGGAGTTTTTGGTCAGCTGCATCGGTGTTTAGCAAGAAATGGCACAACTGGAGGCGAAAACAGAAGCTGAAAAAGAGAAACAATGGCGAAAATTCGGGTACATTGCCTGTAGGAAAGCCTATTTCAAGGCGTTATAATAATAGGGATACCCAATCGGAGATAGCGGATTATGGTTTTGGGAGAAGGTCTTGTGATACTGATCCTCGGTTTTCACTCGATGCTGGTAGGATTAGCTTTGATGATCCGAGGTATTCTTTCGACGAGCCTCGTGCTTCTTGGGACGGTTATTTGATTGGCAGGAGTGCTTTTCCTAGAATGCCGCCTATGGTTTCAGTGATAGAAGATGTCCCTGTTGTGCAAATTCCCCGCACGGATAACCAGATACTGGTTGAAGAACCACCACGTATTTCAATGAATTCTATCAATGAGGATGAAGGTGGGGTCCCTGGAGGTACTACTCAGACTAAGGAGTATTACTCTGATTCGTCTACGAGGAGAAGGAAGAGTCTTGATAGGTCTAATTCAATTAGGAAGACTGCAGCTGCTGTCGTGGCTGAAATTGATGAGATGAAGGCTGCTGCAATGTCTAATGCTAATAAAGTAGTATTGCCTGCTGTGAGTGTGAGTGATCAATTTCATGGAGCCAAAGTGTTGGTTGGTGAGAGGGATTCAAATTCGTTTTCGAATTCCAATTCTTTGAGAGATGACGGCTCTGAGACTTTTGAATTGACAGGTTTTAGGGATAATTGTTCAGTGATTGGAAATGGTGGGGAGAGAAAGGGGTCGTCGAAAAAGTCAAGGAGGTGGGCCTGGAATTTATGGGGGTTTATACATAGGAGAAGTAGTAGTAATGGGAACAAAGATGAGGAAGATGATAGGTATAGTAGATCAAATGGAGTGGAGAGGTCGTTTTCTGAATCTTGGCAAGACTTGAGGACTAATGGTGATGTAAGAGGTGGTATTAATAGGAAGGTGTTCAGGAGTAATAGCAGTGTGAGCTGGAGAAGCTCGACAAATGGTATTGGTGGATCATTTGGTGGGAGTGTGAGGAAATCTGGTGTTGAGATGAATGGGCATGTAAAGAAGAAAAGAGATGATTTTGTGTTGGAGAGGAATCGGAGTGCGAGGTATTCACCTAGTCATCTTGATAATGGACTCTTGAGGTTCTACTTGACACCCATGAGAGGCAGCCGGAGAGGTTTACCAGGAAAAAGTAGGCCAAATGGCTCACACTCAATTGCGAGGAGCTTACTTCGACTGTACTGA